One Roseburia rectibacter DNA window includes the following coding sequences:
- a CDS encoding TIGR04076 family protein encodes MKKWYNEEYEFEIEVTGFLRGDHTEHYCRNGEEVGDQYTCTYGCPVNKDGQGICSKTMMMLYPIMEAVRSGGDLENLGGSSRYVKDIVCPDGCVMFRLTATPLGNENFHKGGFWKEQ; translated from the coding sequence ATGAAAAAATGGTACAATGAAGAATATGAATTTGAAATAGAAGTTACAGGGTTTTTACGAGGAGATCACACAGAACATTATTGCAGAAATGGGGAAGAGGTTGGGGATCAATATACCTGCACCTATGGATGTCCGGTCAATAAAGATGGTCAGGGGATCTGCTCAAAAACAATGATGATGCTTTATCCAATCATGGAGGCGGTTAGAAGTGGCGGAGATCTTGAGAATCTTGGCGGAAGCAGCAGATATGTGAAAGATATTGTGTGTCCGGACGGATGTGTGATGTTCCGACTGACGGCAACACCGTTAGGAAATGAAAACTTCCATAAGGGTGGATTTTGGAAGGAGCAGTAG
- a CDS encoding helix-turn-helix domain-containing protein, with protein sequence MNVLDRIVEFRTAKGWSEYQLAEESGMTQSTISSWYRRHMTPSIPSLERICDAFGISLSQFFMESGAQPVFLTDKQVELINATNKLSPEQLDSLITFLETLNNKNV encoded by the coding sequence ATGAACGTATTAGATCGAATTGTAGAATTTAGAACTGCAAAAGGATGGTCTGAATACCAACTTGCAGAAGAGTCCGGAATGACTCAATCTACAATTTCATCCTGGTATCGCAGACATATGACACCTTCTATCCCCTCTCTGGAGCGAATTTGCGATGCATTTGGTATCTCTTTATCCCAGTTTTTTATGGAGAGTGGTGCCCAGCCCGTATTTCTTACTGATAAACAAGTTGAATTGATCAATGCCACAAATAAACTTTCACCGGAACAGTTAGATTCCCTGATTACTTTTTTAGAAACATTAAATAATAAAAATGTTTGA
- a CDS encoding lysophospholipid acyltransferase family protein gives MKNNKWEKKLQKYKNRKRNFLIKNEKCKFLKLKKVFRPIIRSGLFIQRKINGFSVEIMNEKSAFHNKPIIFVVTHIGKWDFEIVNEQIQEQFYVIAADYKNLSRGLNGIILKANGIVYVDERDKADKMNTKEIMIRLLRCGANIMIFPEGTWNLSENSIVNDIAYGAVYSAIETGASICPIAIEQYDKRFVINMGKTIEVTGKNINKKKLNCELRDMLATLKWQIWEREGLKKRSDISDDYWKNFIEQRRREWKEYSLREQIINTYIPEEKRQYWLTQIELKTKNIPTWLEILKNEEGLGWMTNDNL, from the coding sequence ATGAAAAACAATAAATGGGAAAAGAAATTACAGAAATATAAAAATAGAAAAAGAAATTTTTTGATAAAAAATGAAAAATGTAAATTTCTAAAACTGAAAAAAGTATTTCGACCGATTATCAGATCCGGTTTATTTATTCAACGAAAAATAAATGGTTTTAGTGTGGAGATAATGAATGAAAAGTCTGCTTTTCATAATAAACCAATTATTTTCGTGGTAACTCATATAGGAAAATGGGATTTTGAGATTGTAAATGAGCAGATACAGGAACAATTTTATGTAATAGCTGCAGATTATAAAAATTTAAGCAGAGGTTTGAATGGAATTATATTAAAAGCAAATGGAATCGTTTATGTGGATGAAAGAGATAAAGCAGATAAGATGAATACAAAAGAGATAATGATTCGTTTGCTCAGGTGTGGTGCTAATATTATGATTTTTCCGGAAGGGACATGGAATCTTTCGGAAAATTCGATTGTAAATGATATTGCATACGGTGCGGTCTACAGTGCAATTGAAACAGGTGCATCCATTTGCCCAATTGCTATAGAACAATATGATAAGAGATTTGTTATTAACATGGGGAAAACTATTGAAGTAACAGGTAAAAACATAAATAAGAAAAAATTGAATTGTGAATTGCGGGATATGTTAGCAACATTAAAGTGGCAGATTTGGGAACGGGAGGGGCTGAAGAAAAGATCAGATATTTCAGATGATTATTGGAAAAATTTTATAGAACAGAGAAGAAGAGAGTGGAAGGAATATAGTCTGAGAGAGCAGATTATTAATACATATATTCCAGAAGAAAAAAGGCAATATTGGCTTACTCAGATTGAATTAAAAACTAAGAACATTCCTACATGGCTAGAGATATTAAAAAACGAGGAAGGATTGGGATGGATGACAAATGATAATTTATAA